The following is a genomic window from Thermoanaerobaculia bacterium.
CAACGAGGGGGTCGAGCTCATCCAGAAAGGGGACAAGGCGGGAGCGGAGAAGAAGTTCGACGAGGCCGTCGCCGCCAAGCCCGATCTCGCGCAGGCGTGGAAAGTGATCTCGCAGCTCGCCTACGAGAGGAAGGACTACGCGAAGGCGCTCGCCGCCGGCCGCAAGCTCCTCGAGCTCGACGCGAAGGACAAGGACCTCTACGGCATCCTGATGGACTCGGCCCAGAAGACCGGCGACACCGCCGCGGCGGTCGACTACAAGAAGAAATTCGTCGAGGCCAACGCCGACAACCCGGAGGTCAACTACAACGCCGGCGTCGAGTCGTACACGGCCGGCGACTACGTTTCGGCGACCGCGTCGTTCGCGAAAGCGGTGCAGATCAAGCCCGACATGGCCAACGCGTACTTCTGGATGGCGATGTCCGAGTACAACCAGAAGAGCTATCCGGCGAGCCGCCGCGACTTCCAGAAGTATCTCGAGCTCGCGCCGCAGGGAGATCAGGCGGATAACGCGAAGAAGATGCTGGAGGCATTACCTCCGAAATGAGCTTGCTGGCGGCGTGATGCATCGAGCCGGGCGGGCGCGTGCGCCACGACCCGCGGCCTTAACGTACGCCCCGGTACGCCGCGGCCGCGGGCTCGGGCGCCCGCATCCCGCCGGGCTCGCGCCTCGCGCCGCTTTCGACTTCTCCGAACTGAACAACTGATTTCCAGAATCACCGGTGCGAGAGAACGTCCAAGCGATTTC
Proteins encoded in this region:
- a CDS encoding tetratricopeptide repeat protein, whose product is MKFVASRAALAVAVALLYVPLYAAEGTLGGMVVDESGTPVTGAKITITTPKQKDFNSVQTTDESGRFTATVPNAKWEYGLRVERDGFSPSQTETPSANGNLSITMHPPFPGTAPPPPKVDPGVAAYNEGVELIQKGDKAGAEKKFDEAVAAKPDLAQAWKVISQLAYERKDYAKALAAGRKLLELDAKDKDLYGILMDSAQKTGDTAAAVDYKKKFVEANADNPEVNYNAGVESYTAGDYVSATASFAKAVQIKPDMANAYFWMAMSEYNQKSYPASRRDFQKYLELAPQGDQADNAKKMLEALPPK